TCAGGTGGTGCATCGGCTCTTCACCCCACCGGGTGATCGGCAGCACGGAACCGTTCGTTGGCAGCGTAGACATGCCGGAAATCCTATCCAGCCACCCCGGCCACTCTCCGCCAGCACCCCGAAAGCGAATGCCGGCGGAGAGGGAGGACGTGGTCAGGCGTTGTTGACCTCGTTGCGCCAGGCGACCCAGTCGCGCAGGAGGCCGAGGTCGTAGTCGGGGCCGGAGACGCTGACGGTGAAGAGGCGGGTGCCGACGTCGAGGAGCGACTTGCCGATCTGGTCCGGGGTCTTCGTACCGACACCGGTGGAGCGCTCGATCTCGCCCGGGTCGCGGCCGATCGTCTTGCAGTGTTCGTCCAGTACGGCGTGCTTGTGCGCGATCGTCTCGGCATCGCCGAAGCCGTGCCAGATGTTCGCGTGCTGGGCGACCAGCTTCAGCGTCTTCTTCTCACCGCCGCCACCGATCAGCACCGGGATGTCGCGGGTCGGAGCCGGGTTGAGCTTGGTCCAGCGCTGCTCGATCCGCGGCAGCGCCTCGCCGAGCGCGTCGAGCCGGCCGCCCGCAGTACCGAACTCGTAGCCGTACTCGTCGTAGTCACGCTCGAACCAGCCCGATCCGATCCCGAGGATCAGCCGGCCGTCGCTGATGTGGTCGACGGTGCGCGCCATGTCGGCGAGCAGGTCGGGATTGCGGTACGAGTTGCAGGTCACCAGCGCGCCGATCTCGACCCGCTCGGTCGCCTCGGCCCACGCGGCCAGCATCGTCCAGCACTCGAAGTGCAGGCCGTCGGGCTCACCGGACAGCGGGTAGAAGTGGTCCCAGTTGAACGCCACGTCGACCCCGATCTCCTCGGCGGCCGCGACGGTGCGCCGGATGTCGGCGTACGAGGCGTGCTGGGGCTGGACCTGGAGGCCGATCCGGACCGGGAAGGCGCTGTACGGACGGGGCGTTGCGTCGGTCGATGTCATGACCTGAGCCTATACGCCGTTGCGGAGGATCCTCCGGTACGGTCACGATCCGGGCGCCCGTAACGGATCTGGTCTACCGTCGATGTAGCTGTCGAGGGGGAGGGGCCTTCAGCATGCGCAAAGATCGACTGGGTGGGCGGTAGCCGTGCGGATGCTGCCCGTGCGGCCCTGGGCGGACAGGGCCAGGCTTGCCGTGTTCTTCAGCAGGCTCGCCGTCAAGGAACACCTCCGTCCGGGCCTGCACGTCAAGCCGCTGGCGGCGGAACTGTTCCTGACCGACAACTGCAACTTGAAGTGCGTCAGTTGTGCCTGCTGGCGAACTGTCACCCGCAAGGAGCTCGACGGCGCCGAGTGGCGCGACGTGATCGACCAGCTCGCCGCGCTCGGCATCGTCAAGGCCAACTTCACCGGCGGCGAGCCGCTGTTGCGCCGGGACGCCCCGGAGCTGATGGCTTACGCGTACAGCCGCGGCATCCGCAATCTGCACGTCAACACCAACGCGGTGCTGCTCGACGAAAGACGCCGTACCGCGGTCCTCGACGCGGGCGTCCGTAGTTTCAACATCTCCGTCGACGGTCCCGACGCCGAGATCCACGAGCGGGTCCGCGGCGTCGACGGCTCCTTCGACAAGACGATCGGACGGCTGACCGAACTCGTCGAGGAGCGCGCCCGGCTGAAGCTCCGGGTCCGGATGAACTTCACCGTGATGCGCTCCAACATCGAGTCGCTCCCGGACATGATGCGGCTCGCACAACGGTTGAAGGTCCAGCTCTACCTGAACCTGGCGACCGACCGCACCTTCTTGTTCCGGGCCGGCCAGGTGACGTTGGAGACCAGGATCGGCACCGAGCAGATCAACGCGGTGCTCGCGGAGGTGGAGCAGTTGTTGCGGGCCGATGGGCGCTTTCTGCCGCACTTCTCCGAGCTTTCCTACCTGCGAAGGCATTTCGACGACGTCCTGCAGCAGGACCTGCCGTGTGCCGAGTCGCAGCTCAAGCTGATGATCCATTCCACCGGCGAGGTCGGTGGTTGCTGGGCACACGATGCCCACGACAACGTTCGGGACAAGCCGATCGCCGAGATCATCGACAGCCGGCGCTATCGCGACGACCACGACCGGTTCTTCGCCAAGGACTGCAAAGGGTGCGGCAGCAACTATGCGCTGAATCTCGCCTGGCGGCCGAGCAGTCACCTCGACAACCTGCTCTGGCATGCGGGTCTGCGCAGCCTCGCGGCTTCATGAGGTCATCGGCCGACCTGTACGACGCGCTCGCGCCGACGTACGAGGATCACTTCACGGCGCCACATCGCAAGGCCTACGACGACCTGGCGTGGGAAGCCTGCTGCGAGGCCATCGGTACGGCGCCTGGTCTGGTGATCGATGTCGGGTGTGGCGTCGGCCGGTGGGCGCGCCGGTTCGTCGACCAGGGTCACTGGGTGATCGGGATCGAACCAGCGCCCGGGATGTCGGACCGGGCCGCCCTTCTGCAAGGTGAAAGCTTCACCCTGCTTCGCGATCGGGTCGAGCAGGTCGAGTTGGAGACCGGGGTGGCAGACGCTGTCGTTGCCATGGGCTCCTTGCAGTACACGGCCGATCCGGCCGCGGCCATTGCCTTGTGCGCCACCTGGCTCAAGCCGGGCGGCGTGCTCTGCGTGCTGGTCGACTCACTGTTCGGCCTGGTGGTCGAGTTGATGCGCGCCGGCCGGACCAGCGAGGCGATGCAAAGGCTGGACACCCGGCTTGGTGTCTGGCGCATCGATGACCAGGAGGCCGATCTCCACCTACTCGACGCCGACACCTTGGGGGACGCTTTCAAACAGGCAGGATTGGAGGTGCTCAGTACTTCGGGGTTGCTGGTCGGCGCCAGTCTCATCGGCCGCGACGAGTTGATCGCTGCTCTGAGCGCCGACTACGGCCGACAACTCGACCAGGAGCGCGCGATGGCGAACTGTCGAGACCTCGCCGATCTCGGCAAGCAATTGCTGGTCATCGGTCGCCGGACTGCATGATTCGCAGTACTGCGCAGACCACGCGCTCGGCGTCGGCCGGGTTGAGCTCCGACGACATGGGCAGGGCGAGCACCTCGTCGGCCAGCGCTTCGGTGACCGGTAGCTCGACGGATGGTTCGGCCAGACCGTGCCAGTCCTCGCGATGCAGCACAGGCGCGTAGTACGGCTTGGTGCCGATACCTCGGCGGCCGAGTTCCGCGGCCAGTCGATCACGGTCGGGGAACCGGGCCACCCAGTGCACCCACGCGTGCTGGTCGCCGGCCCTCACCTCTTGGGGAACCGCCAGCGGCGCTAGCTCCGCATAGGCTTCGGCCACTCGCTGCCGCCTTTCGACGAGAACGTCGAGGTGCTCCACCAGATCCACCGCGGCGGCGGCATGTACTTCGCCGAGCAGCGACGACCGGGTCCAGTCGATCGGCCTGACCAACTTGTGCAGGCGATCGGTGGGGATGACGACGAAGCCGCCGGCGCCGGCAGCCGACACCACCTTGGCGAAGCTCATCGAGAACGAGTGCGCGTCGGCCTGGGTGCCGACCGGCAGGCCGTTGGACATGCTGCCGAGGGCCGCGGCGGAGTCGGCGACCAGGCGTACGCCGTACCGGTTGCAGATGGTGCGAACTGCCGGGTAATCGGCCGGCGCACCAAGGGTGTCGACGGCAACGACCAGGCTCACATCGCCCTGCGACAAGGCGGTTTCGAGGCAGTCCGGATCCAGGGTCCAGGTCTTCGGATCGACGTCGCAGAAACGGAGTCTGTAGCCGAGTTGGGCTATTGCTTCAGCAGTTGCGACGAAGGTGAAGGACGGCAGTACGGCGACCTGCCCCGGCGACGCCGATCCCGCGACGGCCAGTACGGCGAGGCGCAGCGCCGCAGTACCCGATGCTGTTGCCAGCAACGTCTGCTCATCGGTCAGCTCAAGTCGCGCCGCCAGCAACTCGGTGAGCCTCGTGGTCAGAGGGCCACCACTCTTCAGTACGCCGGTTTGCAGCGCCGCGGCGGATCGTGCGGCAACGACATCCGGGGCGAACGGGAGTGGCGGGATGACCACCGGAAGAGGTTGGAGGTGAGGCTCGGCCTCGTTGGCCAGGTAGCGAACGAAGGTGCGCAACGTTGAGTGGAGATGTTCGTCCTCGACCACATCGAGCATGCGGAGGAACGGTTTGACGTCGAGTTCGCCACTGCTGTCGTCGGCGGGTGAGGGCACGACTTGCACCGGTACGTCGAGGTCGAGTTCGTCGAGCACGAGCTTGGCCAGGTCGATGAGGCGCAGCTTGCCGGTGCCTGCGTTGACGAGGCCGGCCACGTCGTCCCGCAGTACGGCGTCGGCCAGGTCGCTCGCGGCGACGAAGGTCCGGACGCTGTCCGTGACGCGGATCGGCAGGCCGACCAGAGCTCGTCGGGTGACGCGGGCAACGACTCTGTCCTGACCTCGGCCGAACAGGTTGGCCGCCCGGAAGATGGTCAGCCGGTTGGCCGGAACCACGGAGGCGACGAGGAGTTCCTGGGCTCGTTTCGCCAGGCCGTAGACCCAGCGACCGGACGGGTCGGCTTCGGCAAGCTCACGGCACAACGCCGCCGCGATCCAGGGTGGGCAGGGATTGCGGGCGAGCTGGATCGCCTTCTCGCACCAGTCGGCGAGGGCGGCGTCATCCAGCGGAAGCTCACCAGCCGTGTGCTCGGCCAGTGGCGGCGATGCGGTCCCGTAGACCTCGGCGGACGAGACCAACGTGACGTCCTTGCCCGCGAGGGCGGGCAGCAACCTGGCGGTGGTCAAGGCGTTGTCGAGCACGAGCCGCCAAGGGTGAGCCGAGCGCGGATCGCTGTTGCCGGCCAGCAGAACCACACGTCCGTCGGGAAGCTCGGGCGGGTCTGTCAGCAGCTCGAGCTGGTGGAACTCGGTGCCGTCCGAAGGCGGCCGCCGATCGACGACGATGACCTGGCGACCCGACGTACGGGCGCGGTCACGCACGGCTGAGCCGACGAATCCCGATCCACCGACTAGCACCACCGGATGGCTTCTGGCCATGACTCGGTTCCCCCTGGATCCCCAACCGCGGCCGGCCCCCCGATGCCGCGTTCCGGGAACTGTAACCGTTGCCGATCCCGATTACCATGACGGGATGACGCAGGGGGGCCGGCGGACGTTGTTGGTGTCGAGCAGTGGGGGAGTCCTGCTCGACGTGCTTGCGTTGCGCCCGTGGTGGCGCACGCAGGAGGTGTCGTGGGTGGCGGTGGAGGCACCGGATACGGCCGAGTTGCTGGCCGCGTACGAGGTTCGCTGGGAGCCCGAGCTTCGGCCTCGCGACGTCGGTGCGCTTGTGCGGGCGGTGTTGCGCGCCCGATCGGCCTTGCGCGGTGGCCGAATCGAGCTGGTTGTCTCGGCGGGGAGCGGCGTGGCCGTGCCCTACTTCTTGGCCGCGCGCCTGGCCGGAGTACCGGCTGTGTGGGTAGAGACGTTCAACGTGATCGGCAAGCCCGGTCTGGCGGCTCGGCTCTGCGCCGCGTTGGCGAGCCAGGTGGTGGTTCAGCATCCTGAGTTGCTGGCGCGGCACCGTCGCGCGGTGAACGTCGGTGAACTCTATTGAGCCGGCTCAGTGTCTTCGTCACGGTCGGGATGGGGCCGTGGCCGTTCGACCGGCTGATCGCGGCCAGCTCGTCGTTGTGCGGCGATCATGAGGTCTTCATGCAGACCGGTACGTCGACGGTGGTGCCGCCGTGCTCGTCCGCTCCTTTCATCGGCTACGAGGAGACGGTACGACGCCTCGCGGAGGCCGATGTGGTGATCACCCATGCGGGCAACACAGTGCGACTCGTGGAACGGATGGGCAAGGTGCCGATCGCGAT
The Kribbella voronezhensis DNA segment above includes these coding regions:
- a CDS encoding LLM class F420-dependent oxidoreductase — encoded protein: MTSTDATPRPYSAFPVRIGLQVQPQHASYADIRRTVAAAEEIGVDVAFNWDHFYPLSGEPDGLHFECWTMLAAWAEATERVEIGALVTCNSYRNPDLLADMARTVDHISDGRLILGIGSGWFERDYDEYGYEFGTAGGRLDALGEALPRIEQRWTKLNPAPTRDIPVLIGGGGEKKTLKLVAQHANIWHGFGDAETIAHKHAVLDEHCKTIGRDPGEIERSTGVGTKTPDQIGKSLLDVGTRLFTVSVSGPDYDLGLLRDWVAWRNEVNNA
- a CDS encoding radical SAM protein, which codes for MLPVRPWADRARLAVFFSRLAVKEHLRPGLHVKPLAAELFLTDNCNLKCVSCACWRTVTRKELDGAEWRDVIDQLAALGIVKANFTGGEPLLRRDAPELMAYAYSRGIRNLHVNTNAVLLDERRRTAVLDAGVRSFNISVDGPDAEIHERVRGVDGSFDKTIGRLTELVEERARLKLRVRMNFTVMRSNIESLPDMMRLAQRLKVQLYLNLATDRTFLFRAGQVTLETRIGTEQINAVLAEVEQLLRADGRFLPHFSELSYLRRHFDDVLQQDLPCAESQLKLMIHSTGEVGGCWAHDAHDNVRDKPIAEIIDSRRYRDDHDRFFAKDCKGCGSNYALNLAWRPSSHLDNLLWHAGLRSLAAS
- a CDS encoding class I SAM-dependent methyltransferase, whose translation is MRSSADLYDALAPTYEDHFTAPHRKAYDDLAWEACCEAIGTAPGLVIDVGCGVGRWARRFVDQGHWVIGIEPAPGMSDRAALLQGESFTLLRDRVEQVELETGVADAVVAMGSLQYTADPAAAIALCATWLKPGGVLCVLVDSLFGLVVELMRAGRTSEAMQRLDTRLGVWRIDDQEADLHLLDADTLGDAFKQAGLEVLSTSGLLVGASLIGRDELIAALSADYGRQLDQERAMANCRDLADLGKQLLVIGRRTA
- a CDS encoding aminotransferase class V-fold PLP-dependent enzyme, encoding MARSHPVVLVGGSGFVGSAVRDRARTSGRQVIVVDRRPPSDGTEFHQLELLTDPPELPDGRVVLLAGNSDPRSAHPWRLVLDNALTTARLLPALAGKDVTLVSSAEVYGTASPPLAEHTAGELPLDDAALADWCEKAIQLARNPCPPWIAAALCRELAEADPSGRWVYGLAKRAQELLVASVVPANRLTIFRAANLFGRGQDRVVARVTRRALVGLPIRVTDSVRTFVAASDLADAVLRDDVAGLVNAGTGKLRLIDLAKLVLDELDLDVPVQVVPSPADDSSGELDVKPFLRMLDVVEDEHLHSTLRTFVRYLANEAEPHLQPLPVVIPPLPFAPDVVAARSAAALQTGVLKSGGPLTTRLTELLAARLELTDEQTLLATASGTAALRLAVLAVAGSASPGQVAVLPSFTFVATAEAIAQLGYRLRFCDVDPKTWTLDPDCLETALSQGDVSLVVAVDTLGAPADYPAVRTICNRYGVRLVADSAAALGSMSNGLPVGTQADAHSFSMSFAKVVSAAGAGGFVVIPTDRLHKLVRPIDWTRSSLLGEVHAAAAVDLVEHLDVLVERRQRVAEAYAELAPLAVPQEVRAGDQHAWVHWVARFPDRDRLAAELGRRGIGTKPYYAPVLHREDWHGLAEPSVELPVTEALADEVLALPMSSELNPADAERVVCAVLRIMQSGDR
- a CDS encoding UDP-N-acetylglucosamine--LPS N-acetylglucosamine transferase; the protein is MTQGGRRTLLVSSSGGVLLDVLALRPWWRTQEVSWVAVEAPDTAELLAAYEVRWEPELRPRDVGALVRAVLRARSALRGGRIELVVSAGSGVAVPYFLAARLAGVPAVWVETFNVIGKPGLAARLCAALASQVVVQHPELLARHRRAVNVGELY